CTTGCTTTAAAAGAGGCTGCAAGAATATTTAAAATTACAAAAGAATTTCCAAAGGAAGAGAGATACTCATTGACAGATCAGATTCGAAGATCCTCTCGAGCTGTAAATGCATTGGTTGCGGGAAGCCTGGGCGCGACGTAGGTATA
The genomic region above belongs to candidate division KSB1 bacterium and contains:
- a CDS encoding four helix bundle protein, which translates into the protein MEVYNLALKEAARIFKITKEFPKEERYSLTDQIRRSSRAVNALVAGSLGAT